In Aquipuribacter hungaricus, a genomic segment contains:
- a CDS encoding glycosyltransferase family 2 protein, with translation MDDLRRTAEPTVDGLPGPPSRQPSPVTSAVASAPEGFPPPGAGQPGVVHPVVAAPGVLVRDTSPGPRLTATVVLPCYNEQEHVLAEVERITAAMDADGMSYELLVIDDASTDGTLAVLTAAQPRFPRMRLMPFRRNGGSGTARRIGTREARGDIVVWTDADMTYPNERIPEFVRMLLDDDAYDQVVGARTTEEGTHKWLRVPAKFVIRKFAEVLTHQTIPDLNSGLRAFRRDVSLPYLRLLPPGFSCVTTLTISFLSNQHDIRYEPISYAKRAGVSKFRFVRDAYRYILQILRMVMYFDPLRILLPISLVLLAVGTAKLVFDQFRALFSLADNTVLLLVTGLLIGMMGLLADLIVRSRDSS, from the coding sequence ATGGACGATCTGCGCCGCACCGCCGAGCCCACCGTCGACGGGCTCCCGGGGCCCCCGTCCCGCCAGCCGTCCCCCGTGACCTCCGCCGTCGCGTCCGCCCCTGAGGGCTTCCCGCCGCCGGGCGCCGGGCAGCCGGGCGTCGTGCACCCCGTCGTGGCCGCCCCCGGCGTCCTCGTCCGCGACACCAGCCCCGGCCCGCGGCTCACCGCGACGGTGGTCCTGCCCTGCTACAACGAGCAGGAGCACGTGCTGGCCGAGGTCGAGCGGATCACCGCGGCCATGGACGCGGACGGCATGTCCTACGAGCTGCTCGTCATCGACGACGCCTCGACCGACGGGACGCTCGCGGTGCTCACCGCCGCCCAGCCCCGGTTCCCGCGGATGCGGCTCATGCCGTTCCGGCGCAACGGTGGCTCCGGCACCGCCCGGCGGATCGGCACGCGCGAGGCCCGCGGCGACATCGTCGTGTGGACCGACGCGGACATGACGTACCCCAACGAGCGCATCCCGGAGTTCGTCCGGATGCTGCTGGACGACGACGCCTACGACCAGGTCGTCGGGGCCCGGACCACGGAGGAGGGCACCCACAAGTGGCTGCGGGTGCCGGCCAAGTTCGTCATCCGCAAGTTCGCCGAGGTGCTCACCCACCAGACGATCCCCGACCTCAACTCCGGCCTGCGGGCGTTCCGCCGCGACGTGTCGCTGCCGTACCTGCGCCTGCTGCCGCCCGGGTTCTCGTGCGTGACGACGCTGACGATCTCGTTCCTGTCCAACCAGCACGACATCCGCTACGAGCCGATCAGCTACGCCAAGCGCGCCGGGGTGTCGAAGTTCCGGTTCGTCCGCGACGCCTACCGGTACATCCTGCAGATCCTCCGGATGGTCATGTACTTCGACCCGCTGCGGATCCTGCTGCCCATCTCGCTCGTGCTCCTGGCGGTCGGCACGGCCAAGCTGGTGTTCGACCAGTTCCGCGCGCTGTTCTCCCTGGCCGACAACACGGTCCTGCTCCTGGTCACGGGCCTGCTCATCGGGATGATGGGGCTGCTGGCAGACCTCATCGTGCGCTCCCGGGACAGCAGCTGA